A genomic region of Gemmata massiliana contains the following coding sequences:
- a CDS encoding PAS domain-containing hybrid sensor histidine kinase/response regulator, with the protein MPSALTSLTTIVPVTDGLLALAALIGTWFVLTQHRRPVPARTLAALFGAVGLGFAGHALSPLIGARAVIGVVGFGAVLAWGAVVRLWFHVPPLLAAPPVVETGTDPQLLDVALGACGDGVVIATTDEHDGVQVVYSNAAFERLTGYSCDEAVGLSPSVLADEADGLAAIREAVRSTAPVRVELPGRRKDGTRVWAEWQIVPVSDAEGRHTHSVAVIRETTERRRAEQALRESEGRFRGLFEQAADAILVLDRHGRVVDANHQACHTLGHAREELTALTLADLGMKPAADLGPGETSTSESIYRRRDGAALAVEVRYTVIETGGRRLHLALIRDVTRRRRAEQALREREDMLRTVITHIPCGVFWKNRDLVYLGCNDQVARDHGAIAAEDLVGRNDFDLTNVHSEATFYRDCDQQVMESGQAILNLEEFQTRPDGSRATLLTSKVPLRDTRGQVVGVLGVYQDITDRKRLEEQLRQSQKMEAVGRLAGGVAHDFNNLLTIIRGNAELLRSPAEDAAASALFDDLLLAADRATALVRQLLMFSRRQPVRVEILDLNEVVTTVSGLLRRLLGEHITVETALAPVPVTVRADRSHLEQVILNLAVNARDAMPGGGTLTVGTVALERKLGEPRFARLTVTDTGTGMTDEVKGQIFEPFFTTKGPDKGTGLGLATVFGIVEQAGGRIGVESEPGAGTTFHVELPWWEGNASVLGRTPAPRSLSGRTGRGVSVLLVEDQDAVRQFARLALRTQGHEVHEAENGEAALELANKGTHFDAIVTDVTMPGIDGRELAARMRVLRPNIAVVIMSGYAAESERVEPVANSVFLAKPFPPGDLFEALNKALRLVHCEPKSAVSSSHGPPPPAVIRA; encoded by the coding sequence ATGCCCAGCGCCCTAACGTCACTTACCACAATCGTTCCCGTCACTGATGGTCTGCTCGCCCTGGCCGCTCTCATCGGCACTTGGTTCGTTCTCACACAACACCGGCGCCCTGTTCCGGCCCGTACACTGGCCGCATTGTTCGGTGCGGTCGGGTTGGGGTTCGCGGGGCACGCTCTCTCGCCACTGATCGGCGCACGGGCCGTAATAGGTGTGGTCGGGTTTGGGGCCGTGCTCGCATGGGGCGCTGTCGTGCGTTTATGGTTCCACGTGCCGCCGCTACTCGCCGCACCTCCGGTCGTAGAAACCGGGACGGACCCGCAACTGCTGGACGTGGCTCTTGGGGCTTGCGGAGATGGTGTGGTGATCGCGACCACCGACGAGCACGACGGGGTGCAGGTCGTGTACTCGAACGCGGCCTTTGAGCGCCTCACCGGGTACTCATGTGACGAGGCAGTGGGGCTGAGCCCCAGCGTTTTGGCGGACGAAGCGGACGGGCTGGCGGCGATCCGCGAGGCGGTCCGGAGCACTGCGCCGGTGCGCGTTGAGCTGCCCGGGCGCCGAAAGGACGGCACGCGGGTGTGGGCCGAGTGGCAGATCGTTCCGGTGTCTGATGCCGAGGGTCGGCACACACACTCGGTCGCCGTGATCCGAGAAACGACCGAGCGCCGGCGCGCGGAGCAGGCCCTGCGCGAGAGCGAGGGACGGTTCCGCGGGCTGTTCGAGCAGGCGGCCGACGCGATTCTGGTGCTCGACCGGCACGGGCGGGTTGTCGATGCTAATCATCAGGCGTGTCACACCCTCGGGCACGCGCGAGAGGAGTTGACGGCCCTGACCCTGGCCGACCTGGGCATGAAACCGGCTGCGGACCTGGGGCCGGGGGAAACGAGTACGTCGGAGAGCATCTACCGGCGCCGGGACGGCGCGGCGCTCGCGGTCGAGGTCCGGTACACGGTCATCGAGACCGGTGGGCGCAGGTTGCACCTGGCGCTGATTCGAGACGTGACCCGGCGGCGCCGTGCGGAACAAGCCCTGCGCGAGCGCGAGGACATGCTCCGCACGGTCATCACGCACATCCCGTGTGGCGTGTTCTGGAAGAACCGCGATCTGGTCTACCTCGGGTGCAACGATCAGGTCGCGCGCGACCACGGGGCCATCGCCGCCGAAGATCTCGTGGGGCGGAACGATTTCGACCTCACGAACGTACATTCAGAGGCCACGTTTTACCGGGACTGCGACCAGCAGGTGATGGAGAGCGGGCAGGCGATCCTCAACCTCGAAGAGTTCCAAACGCGCCCGGACGGTAGCCGCGCCACGCTCTTAACGAGCAAGGTGCCGTTACGGGACACGCGGGGACAGGTGGTCGGGGTGCTCGGGGTGTATCAGGACATCACCGACCGCAAGCGCCTAGAAGAGCAGCTCCGACAATCACAGAAGATGGAGGCGGTGGGGCGCCTCGCGGGGGGCGTGGCGCACGACTTCAACAACCTACTCACCATCATTCGCGGGAACGCGGAACTGCTCCGCTCCCCGGCCGAGGACGCCGCAGCGTCCGCGCTGTTCGATGATCTCTTGCTCGCCGCCGATCGTGCGACAGCTCTGGTGCGCCAGCTCCTGATGTTCAGCCGGCGCCAGCCAGTGCGCGTCGAGATTCTCGATCTGAATGAGGTCGTTACGACGGTTTCCGGGCTGCTGCGCCGGTTGCTCGGGGAGCACATCACGGTCGAAACGGCGCTCGCCCCGGTTCCGGTCACGGTCCGGGCCGACCGGAGCCACCTGGAGCAGGTGATTCTGAATCTCGCGGTGAACGCACGCGACGCGATGCCCGGGGGCGGGACGCTTACCGTGGGTACCGTGGCGCTCGAACGTAAACTCGGCGAACCGCGGTTCGCGCGGCTCACGGTCACCGACACCGGAACGGGCATGACGGACGAGGTGAAGGGCCAGATCTTCGAGCCGTTCTTCACCACCAAGGGACCGGACAAGGGAACCGGGTTGGGGCTGGCGACGGTGTTCGGGATCGTCGAGCAGGCTGGCGGGCGGATCGGCGTCGAGTCCGAGCCGGGGGCCGGAACCACGTTCCACGTCGAGCTGCCCTGGTGGGAGGGGAACGCCTCGGTGCTGGGGCGCACACCGGCCCCGCGGTCGCTCTCGGGGCGCACGGGGCGCGGAGTCTCGGTGCTCCTCGTGGAAGACCAGGACGCCGTCCGTCAGTTCGCGCGGCTCGCGCTCCGGACCCAGGGGCACGAGGTCCACGAGGCCGAGAACGGTGAGGCCGCGCTGGAACTCGCGAACAAGGGTACTCATTTCGACGCGATCGTGACCGACGTGACGATGCCGGGCATCGACGGGCGCGAACTGGCCGCCCGGATGCGCGTGCTCCGCCCGAACATCGCGGTGGTCATCATGTCGGGGTACGCAGCGGAATCCGAGCGCGTCGAACCGGTCGCGAACTCCGTGTTCCTGGCGAAGCCGTTCCCACCGGGGGATCTGTTCGAGGCGCTAAACAAAGCACTTCGGCTCGTTCACTGCGAACCGAAGTCGGCGGTGAGTTCATCGCATGGCCCCCCGCCACCGGCGGTCATTCGGGCCTGA
- the cysK gene encoding cysteine synthase A, producing MPRGKTFDAITAAVGDTPMVRINRLVPSGHATVFAKCEFVHPLSSVKDRIGVAMIETGESTGIVTADTHIIEPTSGNTGIALAFVCAAKGYRLTLAMPESMSVERRALLRALGAHLVLTPAADGMRGAIARANELVARTPGAWMPQQFENPANPAVHEATTGPEIWTDSGHDIDAIVAGVGTGGTITGVTRFVRRFNPNFKAIAVEPVHSPILSGGAPGPHKIQGIGPGFVPPNLDRKLVNEVVTVTNDEAFEWARRLAKEEGLMVGISSGANMCAAARVAARPEFRGKRIVTIMNSLGERYLSTPLFEGLGG from the coding sequence ATGCCACGCGGGAAGACGTTCGACGCGATTACCGCCGCCGTCGGGGACACCCCGATGGTGCGCATCAACCGTCTCGTTCCGTCGGGTCACGCCACCGTGTTCGCGAAGTGCGAGTTCGTCCACCCTCTGAGTAGCGTGAAGGACCGCATCGGAGTGGCGATGATCGAGACCGGTGAGAGCACCGGAATCGTGACCGCCGACACGCACATCATTGAGCCGACCAGCGGCAACACCGGAATCGCGCTGGCGTTCGTGTGCGCGGCGAAGGGCTATCGGCTGACACTCGCGATGCCCGAATCGATGTCCGTGGAGCGCCGGGCGCTCCTGCGGGCACTGGGCGCCCATCTGGTACTCACGCCGGCAGCCGATGGCATGCGCGGAGCGATCGCGCGAGCCAACGAGCTGGTCGCGCGGACGCCCGGTGCCTGGATGCCGCAGCAGTTCGAGAACCCGGCGAACCCGGCCGTTCACGAAGCGACCACCGGCCCGGAAATCTGGACCGATAGCGGGCACGACATCGACGCGATCGTCGCGGGCGTCGGCACCGGCGGCACCATTACCGGCGTGACGCGGTTCGTGCGCCGGTTCAACCCGAACTTCAAAGCGATCGCGGTGGAACCGGTTCACTCACCGATCCTGAGTGGCGGCGCGCCCGGACCGCACAAGATCCAGGGCATCGGCCCCGGCTTCGTGCCCCCAAACCTTGACCGGAAGCTGGTGAACGAAGTAGTGACAGTGACCAACGACGAGGCGTTCGAGTGGGCGCGCCGGCTCGCGAAAGAAGAAGGGCTGATGGTCGGCATTAGCAGTGGGGCGAACATGTGCGCCGCTGCCAGGGTTGCGGCGCGCCCGGAGTTCCGCGGAAAGCGGATCGTCACAATCATGAACAGCCTGGGTGAACGGTACCTGTCCACGCCGCTGTTCGAGGGGCTGGGCGGGTGA
- a CDS encoding RrF2 family transcriptional regulator: MRLSRKTDYALRVLLALVDRRGQGPVSMNELAKQNDVPKKFLEHIMLDLKSQGWGESSPGRMGGDVLALPPERITLGQVVRHFDGILAPVGCVSISNNEPCTQAPTCRFRRVLLDIRNVTASYMDNATLAQVSRNAPVDDRELFSLELVGGDGI; this comes from the coding sequence ATGAGGCTCTCGCGCAAGACGGACTACGCCCTCCGGGTGCTCCTCGCGCTCGTGGACCGGCGGGGCCAGGGGCCGGTCTCGATGAACGAGTTGGCCAAGCAGAACGACGTGCCGAAGAAGTTCCTCGAACACATCATGCTCGATCTGAAGTCGCAGGGGTGGGGGGAGAGTTCGCCGGGGCGCATGGGCGGGGACGTGCTCGCGCTGCCACCGGAACGGATCACTCTCGGCCAAGTCGTGCGCCATTTCGACGGCATCCTCGCACCGGTCGGGTGCGTGTCGATCTCGAACAACGAGCCGTGTACCCAGGCGCCCACGTGCCGGTTCCGCCGCGTGCTCCTGGACATCCGCAACGTAACCGCGTCGTACATGGACAACGCGACGCTCGCGCAGGTGTCCCGGAACGCCCCCGTCGACGACCGCGAGCTGTTCAGCCTGGAACTGGTCGGCGGGGACGGGATCTGA
- a CDS encoding phosphopantothenoylcysteine decarboxylase domain-containing protein, translated as MRVLVTAGHTVVPIDAVRVISNGFRGRTGVNIALEARRRGHCVNLLTSDSNAFRPASNEPLLADCWKLERYRTFDDLHDAMRRAIEGNRVDMVIHSAAVSDYRVEGAFVPTTGVQTLAQIDTAGARKIKSNEPELWLRLVQNPKLIDLIRPHWHFSGILVKFKLEVGGDAQQLLEIAELSRVHSTADLVVANTLKGLTFVGLIGGQYVRTSRRELATQLLDAVETLARERAGMRDEFRGERS; from the coding sequence ATGCGCGTTCTGGTGACCGCCGGGCACACGGTGGTACCGATCGACGCGGTGCGCGTCATCAGCAACGGCTTCCGCGGGCGAACGGGCGTGAACATTGCCCTGGAAGCCCGCCGGCGTGGACATTGCGTTAATCTTTTGACTTCGGATTCCAATGCTTTTCGGCCCGCCAGCAACGAACCACTTCTAGCCGATTGCTGGAAACTCGAACGCTACCGAACCTTTGACGACTTGCACGACGCGATGCGCCGGGCGATTGAGGGGAACCGCGTCGATATGGTGATTCACTCTGCGGCCGTGAGCGATTACCGGGTCGAAGGCGCCTTCGTGCCCACCACGGGCGTTCAAACACTGGCGCAGATCGACACTGCCGGTGCGAGAAAGATCAAGAGTAACGAGCCGGAGTTGTGGCTGCGTCTCGTGCAGAATCCCAAACTGATTGACCTGATTCGCCCCCACTGGCACTTCTCGGGCATTCTGGTCAAATTTAAACTCGAAGTCGGGGGCGACGCACAACAATTGTTGGAGATCGCCGAGCTCTCGCGCGTCCACTCAACCGCGGACTTGGTCGTAGCGAATACGCTTAAAGGGCTAACATTTGTCGGGCTGATCGGAGGTCAGTACGTCCGGACGAGCCGCCGGGAACTCGCGACGCAACTTCTCGACGCGGTTGAGACTCTGGCCCGTGAACGAGCCGGAATGCGGGACGAATTCCGCGGAGAGCGCTCATGA